In the Pseudothauera hydrothermalis genome, one interval contains:
- a CDS encoding chemotaxis protein CheD, with amino-acid sequence MSPPEIYLGIGELHFCRAPARIRTVLGSCVSITLWHPTLRLGGMCHFMLPTRNRSGNQPLDGRYADEAMALLDREIGRYHTRHADYHAKIFGGGNMFPGRPQPTHNLDIGQRNIDIARRLLAERSIPIMAEHLGGGGHRKLVFDVSSGDAWLAFQDLGDAHRRTSA; translated from the coding sequence ATGAGCCCACCGGAGATCTATCTGGGTATTGGCGAGCTGCACTTTTGTCGTGCGCCAGCGCGTATCCGCACCGTGCTGGGCTCGTGCGTGTCGATCACGCTCTGGCACCCGACCCTCCGGCTAGGCGGCATGTGCCACTTCATGCTGCCCACGCGCAACCGCAGCGGCAACCAGCCGCTGGACGGACGCTACGCGGATGAAGCCATGGCACTGCTCGACCGCGAAATCGGCCGCTACCACACCCGCCATGCCGACTACCATGCCAAGATCTTTGGCGGCGGCAACATGTTTCCCGGCCGCCCGCAACCGACGCACAACCTGGATATCGGGCAGCGCAACATCGACATCGCCCGCCGCTTGCTGGCCGAACGGAGCATTCCGATCATGGCCGAACACCTCGGTGGCGGCGGTCATCGCAAGCTGGTGTTCGACGTCTCCAGCGGCGATGCCTGGCTGGCTTTTCAGGATCTCGGCGATGCGCACAGGAGAACGAGCGCGTGA
- a CDS encoding CheR family methyltransferase, with translation MAQDNADSISDQDFARFQSLLYKIAGIYLAPSKKVLLVGRLAKRLRALGLASFADYYRLVSAPDQGAERQTMVDLLTTNETYFFREPKHFDFLRDHILPHHPRGGSFEVWSAACSSGEEAYTLAMVLAEALGNAPWAVTASDISTQVLARAQSGHYPLERSRGIPPALLKKYCLKGVREQAGTFLICRELRSRIRFMHVNLIEPLPAIGPFDVIFLRNVMIYFDQPTKRKVVENLLGRLKPGGWFIVGHSETLNGIIEPRLLTAVRPTIYRKPL, from the coding sequence ATGGCGCAAGACAACGCGGACAGTATCAGCGACCAGGACTTTGCCCGCTTTCAGTCCCTGCTCTACAAGATTGCCGGCATTTACCTGGCCCCGTCCAAAAAGGTGCTGCTGGTCGGCCGGCTGGCCAAGCGTCTGCGCGCGCTGGGGCTCGCCAGCTTTGCCGACTATTACCGGCTGGTGAGCGCCCCGGATCAGGGGGCAGAGCGGCAAACCATGGTGGATTTGCTGACCACCAACGAAACCTACTTTTTTCGCGAGCCCAAGCATTTCGATTTTTTGCGCGACCACATCCTGCCGCATCATCCGCGCGGTGGCAGCTTCGAGGTGTGGAGCGCGGCCTGCTCCAGCGGCGAAGAAGCTTACACCCTGGCCATGGTGCTGGCCGAAGCGCTCGGCAACGCGCCGTGGGCGGTCACCGCCTCGGACATCTCCACCCAGGTCTTGGCGCGCGCACAAAGCGGTCACTATCCGCTGGAGCGCAGCCGCGGTATTCCGCCTGCGTTACTGAAAAAATATTGCCTCAAAGGCGTGCGCGAACAGGCCGGCACTTTTCTGATCTGCCGGGAACTGCGCAGCCGGATCCGCTTCATGCACGTCAATCTGATCGAACCCCTGCCTGCCATCGGTCCGTTCGATGTGATTTTTCTGCGCAATGTGATGATCTATTTCGACCAGCCGACCAAGCGCAAAGTGGTCGAGAACCTGCTAGGCCGCCTGAAACCCGGCGGCTGGTTCATCGTTGGCCACTCGGAAACACTCAATGGCATCATCGAGCCTAGGCTGCTGACCGCGGTGCGCCCGACCATCTACCGCAAACCCCTATGA
- a CDS encoding methyl-accepting chemotaxis protein, which yields MTLSNLKVGYRLSILLTVLLAALLGVALTGLRALSEVNAELQLQYQERLRPSVELGRIEVLLNDARSQIMLGLQHNPESRFATLHDHPLSRHTDATERIGADVTAAWEAFSTRELSAEERELANRFEAAYTRLVSEGIQPAVRQLLAGDYLSANQTLLFKINPLQTDAQGAANALREYVLNDANHAFTQSQANYRKVRNLLIGVLAFCTLFAVALGWLITRSITRPLAQAVSAANALAEGDLRVQIDARSRDELGQLLSAMHHMVEKLSQIIGQVRGAADNLSSASSQVSATAQSLSQGASEQAASVEEISATLEQTSASVHQNAENARVTDGIATKAATEAADGGSAVRETVEAMKAIADKIGIIDDIAYQTNLLALNAAIEAARAGEHGKGFAVVAAEVRKLAERSQVAAQEIGELAGSSVKLAEKAGHLLDEMVPSIRKTSDLVQEIASASEEQAGGVTQINQAVSQLSQATQQNASASEELAATAEQLGSQAEQLQALMQFFQVNEAPAGGLRRSHSAADAPYRPEQGAAPPASRPRKPLSGRSLGKPLPKVTAANLDESAFERF from the coding sequence ATGACGCTCAGCAATCTCAAGGTCGGCTACCGACTGTCCATCCTGCTTACGGTACTGTTGGCGGCGCTATTGGGTGTTGCGCTCACCGGCCTGCGCGCCCTGTCCGAGGTCAATGCAGAGCTCCAGCTGCAATACCAAGAGCGCCTGCGGCCAAGCGTCGAACTTGGACGGATAGAAGTGCTGCTCAACGATGCCCGCAGCCAAATCATGCTGGGCTTGCAACACAATCCGGAAAGCCGCTTTGCTACGCTCCATGACCACCCACTCAGTCGGCACACCGATGCGACCGAGCGCATCGGCGCCGACGTGACCGCGGCCTGGGAAGCGTTCTCGACCCGCGAACTCAGCGCCGAAGAGCGCGAGCTGGCCAATCGCTTCGAGGCAGCCTACACCCGCTTGGTGAGCGAAGGCATCCAACCGGCGGTGCGCCAGTTGCTGGCAGGCGATTATCTATCTGCCAACCAGACCTTGCTGTTCAAGATCAATCCACTGCAAACCGACGCTCAAGGCGCTGCCAATGCCTTGCGCGAGTACGTCCTGAACGACGCCAACCATGCATTCACTCAGTCCCAGGCCAACTACCGCAAGGTCCGCAATCTGCTGATCGGGGTGCTCGCCTTCTGCACGCTGTTCGCAGTCGCACTGGGATGGCTGATCACCCGCTCGATCACCCGCCCGCTGGCGCAGGCGGTTTCTGCGGCCAATGCGCTGGCCGAAGGCGACCTCAGGGTGCAGATCGACGCCCGCTCGCGCGATGAACTGGGCCAGTTGCTCTCCGCCATGCATCACATGGTAGAGAAGCTTTCGCAGATCATCGGCCAAGTGCGCGGCGCGGCCGACAATCTGTCTTCGGCCTCCAGCCAAGTCTCTGCCACCGCTCAGTCGCTGTCGCAAGGCGCCTCCGAGCAGGCCGCCAGCGTCGAGGAAATCTCCGCCACCCTGGAACAGACCTCCGCCAGCGTCCATCAGAACGCCGAAAACGCCCGGGTCACCGACGGCATCGCCACCAAGGCCGCCACCGAGGCCGCCGACGGCGGCAGCGCGGTGCGTGAGACCGTCGAGGCCATGAAAGCCATCGCCGACAAAATCGGCATCATCGACGACATTGCCTACCAGACCAATCTGCTGGCCCTGAACGCCGCCATCGAGGCCGCCCGCGCAGGCGAGCACGGCAAGGGCTTCGCAGTAGTCGCCGCCGAAGTGCGCAAACTGGCCGAGCGCAGCCAGGTGGCCGCTCAGGAAATCGGTGAGCTGGCCGGCTCCAGCGTCAAACTGGCCGAAAAAGCCGGCCACCTGCTCGATGAAATGGTGCCCTCGATCCGCAAAACCTCCGATCTGGTGCAGGAAATCGCCTCGGCCTCGGAAGAACAGGCCGGCGGCGTCACCCAGATCAACCAGGCGGTGAGCCAGTTGAGCCAAGCCACCCAGCAAAACGCCTCGGCCTCCGAAGAGCTCGCCGCCACCGCCGAGCAATTGGGCTCGCAGGCCGAACAACTGCAAGCGCTGATGCAGTTTTTCCAGGTCAACGAAGCGCCGGCCGGCGGCCTGCGGCGCTCGCACTCTGCGGCGGATGCGCCGTATCGGCCCGAACAGGGTGCCGCACCACCCGCCAGCCGGCCGCGTAAACCCTTGTCTGGCCGCAGCTTGGGCAAGCCGCTGCCCAAAGTGACCGCCGCCAATCTGGACGAATCGGCCTTCGAACGTTTCTGA
- a CDS encoding chemotaxis protein CheW, translating to MGQVIAQKNTPPAIAASSQGSQQYLTFTLNAEVFAIGILNIKEIIEYGTLTEIPMMPAFIRGVINLRGAVVPVVDLSARFGGKPTAAARRTCIVIVEINQTVDDIDLRQDIGIVVDSVNEVLEIPPGDIEPPPSFGARIRADFIQGMGKVDGKFVIILNIDRVLSVDEMAQLAAVGGQASPQDEEQSG from the coding sequence ATGGGACAAGTCATCGCGCAAAAAAACACCCCGCCTGCCATCGCCGCAAGCAGCCAGGGCTCGCAGCAATACCTCACGTTCACACTGAACGCCGAGGTCTTTGCCATCGGCATCCTCAACATCAAGGAAATCATCGAATACGGCACACTGACCGAAATTCCGATGATGCCGGCCTTCATCCGCGGGGTGATCAACCTGCGCGGCGCGGTGGTGCCGGTGGTGGATCTGTCCGCGCGCTTTGGCGGCAAACCGACCGCAGCGGCTCGGCGCACCTGCATCGTCATCGTCGAAATCAATCAGACGGTGGACGACATCGACCTGCGCCAGGACATCGGCATCGTGGTCGACAGTGTCAACGAAGTGCTGGAAATCCCGCCCGGCGACATCGAACCCCCGCCCAGCTTCGGCGCGCGTATTCGCGCGGATTTCATCCAAGGCATGGGCAAGGTGGACGGTAAATTCGTCATCATTCTGAACATCGACCGGGTCTTGTCGGTCGATGAGATGGCCCAGTTGGCCGCGGTGGGCGGGCAAGCCAGTCCGCAAGACGAAGAACAAAGCGGCTGA